GATCCCGCGCGAGATGATCGTCGTGATCCAGGGCTTCGTCATCCTGTTCGCCGGCGCCCTGGAAAATCTCTTCGCCGACCGGCTGACCATGCTGTACCGGCGCCTGACGCGCGGCAGCGACTGACGAGGCAGCGACCGACATGGCAGCATCCGACATGGCGACCTGGACGCTGGTTCTCTCCGTGTTCGACAGCGCCGTCAGGCTGTCGGTGCCGCTGATCTTCGCCTGCCTCGCCGGCCTCTATTCCGAGCGCGCCGGGGTGGTCGATATCGGCCTCGAAGGCAAGCTGCTGGTCGGCGCCTTCGCCGCCGGGGCCACCGCCGCCGTCATCCCCGATCCCTGGATCGGCCTCGTCGTGGCGGTCGGCGCGTCGACCGGCTTTGCCCTGATGCACGGCTTCGCCGCGATCAGCCAGCGCGGCAACCAGATCGTCTCGGGCGTCGCCCTCAACGTGCTCGCCTCCGGGCTCACCGCCGTGCTCGGCAATGCCTGGTTCGAGCAGGGCGGCCGTACGCCGCAGCTCGGCGCGACGGCCCGGTTCGGCGAGATCACCCTGCCCTTTGCCGAGGCGGCGTCCGCGGTGCCGATCATCGGCGCCTTCTATGCGGAGGTCGTTTCCGGCCACTCCGTGCTCGTCTATCTGGCCGTTCTGGCTGTGCCGCTCACCGCCTTCCTGCTCTACCGCACGCGCTGGGGGCTGCGGCTCAGGGCCGTCGGCGAAAACCCCGCGGCCGTCGATACGGCCGGCATTTCGGTGGTCCGCCTGCGCTACCAGGCGGTCCTGGTCGCCGGCCTGCTCTGCGGCCTCGGCGGCGCCTATCTCGCCATCGCCCAGTCGGCCGGCTTCGTCAACGACATGACCGCGGGCAAGGGATTCATTGCGCTCGCGGCCCTCATCTTCGCCAAGTGGCGACCCTGGGCGGCGCTCGGCACCTGTCTCCTGTTCGGCCTCCTGGATGCGACGGCGCTGCGCATCCAGGGCACCGTCCTGCCCGGCATCGGTCAGGTTCCTGTTCAGGCGATCCAGGCTTTGCCTTATATCCTCACGCTGGTGCTGCTGGCCGGCTTCATCGGCCGGGCGATCCCGCCCCGGGCCTCCGGCATCCCCTATGTGAAGGATCGGTCGTGACAGCCGAACTGACAGCCCTGTTCGAAGCGGCCAAGGCGGCGCAGGCCCGCGCCTATGCGCCCTATTCGCGTTTCCAGGTCGGCGCCGCCCTGCGCACGGTGTCGGGAGCCGTCCATGCCGGCTGCAATGTCGAGAACGCCGCCTATCCGGTCGGTGCCTGCGCCGAGGCCGGCGCGCTCTCGGCCATGGTGCTGGCGGGCGACCGGTCGGTCGTGGAAGTGCTGGTCATCGGCGACGGGCCGGAACTGTGCACGCCCTGCGGCGCCTGTCGCCAGCGCCTGCGCGAATTCGGCGCGAACGGCATGCTTATCCACGTCGCCGGCCCGGAAGGCGTCAGGATGAGCGTCACGCTCGGCGAGCTGCTCCCCCATTCCTTCGGGCCGGACAATCTGTCATGAGCGCGGCGGAGCTCATTCGCGCAAGGATCGGCCCGACGCCGATCGACTGCGCCATCGTGCTCGGCACCGGGCTCGGCCCGCTCGCGGATGCCGTCGACGAGCCGGTCGCGATTGCCTATGCCGAGCTGCCGGGCTTTCCGCGGACCGGGGTATCGGGCCATGCCGGCCGGCTCGTAATCGGCCGCCTGGAAGGCCGGCGCGTCGCCATGATGCAGGGCCGTGCCCATGTCTACGAGACGGGCGATGCCCGCGTGATGCAGCCGGCCATCGCGGCCCTCGCCGGGCTCGGCGCCGGGGCGCTGCTGCTGACCAATGCGGCCGGCTCGCTGCGGGAGGACATGCCGCCGGGATCGGTCATGGCGATAGCGGACCATATCGGCCTGTTCGGCCCGAACCCGCTGATCGGCACGCCCGGCGACGGGCGCTTCGTGCCGATGAACGATGCCTATGATCCTGCGCTGAGGGCGGCGCTCGGCCGGGGCGCCGCGGCGGCCGGCATCACGCTGCATGCCGGCATCTATGCCTGGGTCACCGGACCGAGCTTCGAAACCCCGGCGGAGATCCGCGCCCTGCAGCGGCTCGGCGCCGACGCCGTCGGCATGTCCACCGTGCCGGAGGTGATTCTCGCCCGCCATGCCGGGCTGCGCGTCGCGGCGCTCTCGATGATCACCAATTTCGGCGCCGGCATGGCCGTCGAAGCGCCGTCCCATGCCGAAACCAAGACGGTCGCCATGGCCGGCGCGCAGGCCCTCGGCGCGGTCATCCGCGGCTTCCTCGGGGAGATCGCGACATGAGCGACAGATTTGCGACCAAGGCCATCGCGCTGCTCGACCTGACCGATCTCTCAGAGACCGCCGACGCAGCGGGGCTCGCGAGCCTCTGCGAGCGCGCCTCGACGCCGCTCGGTCCGGTCGCTGCCGTCTGCGTCTGGCCCCGTTTCGCCGCCGCCGCCCGGCAGCGGCTTGCCGGCACGCTCATCAAGGTCGCGACCGTCGTCAACTTTCCGGCCGGGACCGCGGATGTCGCAGCCGCATCGGCGGAAACCGCGAGGGCCATCGCCGACGGAGCCGACGAGATCGACCTCGTCCTGCCCTACCATGCGGTCATGGCGGGCGACGATGACACGGCAGCGGCGCTGGTCGGAGCCGTGCGCGCGCGCGTTCCGCCCGGGCGCCTGCTCAAGGTGATCCTGGAAACCGGCGTGCTCGGCACGCCCGAACGCATTGCCCGCGCGGCCCGGATCGCCATCGGGGCCGGCGCCGACTTCATCAAGACCTCGACCGGCAAGACCCGCGTCTCGGCGACGCCCGAGGCCGCGCGCGTGATGCTGGAGGTGATCCGCGCCGCGCCGCGCCCCGTCGGCTTCAAGGCCTCGGGCGGCATCCGCACGCGTGAGGATGCCCGCGCCTATCTGGCGCTCGCCGAGGCGGTGATGGGCAAGGGCTGGCCGCGGCCGGACACTTTCCGGTTCGGCGCGTCGGGCCTGCTCGACGCCTTGCTCGCCGGCGCCGCCGCGCCGGACAGTGCCTATTGAAATCCCGGCCCACAGGACCTTTCGCATGACGCTCCTTCCGCAAGAGATCATCCGCGACAAGCGTGACGGCCGCGCCCTGAGCGACGAGGCGATCGAGGCTTTCGTCGCCGGCATCGCCGACAACAGGGTGACCGAGGCGCAGGTCGCGGCGCTGGCCATGGCCATCTTCTTCCAGGGCATGACCATGGCCGAGCGCATCGCCCTCACCCGCGCCATGACACGTTCGGGCGAGACGCTCGCCTGGCAGGACCTCGACCTGCCCGGCCCGGTGCTCGACAAGCACTCGACCGGCGGCGTCGGCGACACGGTCTCGCTCATGCTGGCCCCGATGGTGGCGGCGGCTGGCGGCTTCGTGCCGATGATATCGGGACGCGGCCTCGGCCATACCGGCGGCACGCTCGACAAGCTCGAATCGATCCCCGGCTATGACGCGACGCCGTCGCTGGACCGGCTGCGCCGCACCGTGCGCCAGGTGGGCTGCGCGATCATCGGCCAGACCGCCAATCTCGCGCCGGCCGACAAGGTGATCTACGGCGTGCGCGACGTGACCGCGACGGTCGAATCGATCCCGCTGCTGACCTCGTCGATCCTGTCGAAGAAGCTCGCCGCCGGCCTCGACGGCCTGGTGATGGACGTGAAGACCGGGTCGGGCGCCTTCATGCCGGACTTTCCGCGATCGAAGGAGCTCGCCGATTCGATCGCAACCGTCGCCGCCGGCGCCGGCCTGCCGACGGTGGCGCTGGTCACCCCGATGGACCAGCCGCTCGCCAATGCCG
This portion of the bacterium YEK0313 genome encodes:
- a CDS encoding L-arabinose transporter permease protein, with product MAASDMATWTLVLSVFDSAVRLSVPLIFACLAGLYSERAGVVDIGLEGKLLVGAFAAGATAAVIPDPWIGLVVAVGASTGFALMHGFAAISQRGNQIVSGVALNVLASGLTAVLGNAWFEQGGRTPQLGATARFGEITLPFAEAASAVPIIGAFYAEVVSGHSVLVYLAVLAVPLTAFLLYRTRWGLRLRAVGENPAAVDTAGISVVRLRYQAVLVAGLLCGLGGAYLAIAQSAGFVNDMTAGKGFIALAALIFAKWRPWAALGTCLLFGLLDATALRIQGTVLPGIGQVPVQAIQALPYILTLVLLAGFIGRAIPPRASGIPYVKDRS
- the deoA gene encoding Thymidine phosphorylase, with protein sequence MTLLPQEIIRDKRDGRALSDEAIEAFVAGIADNRVTEAQVAALAMAIFFQGMTMAERIALTRAMTRSGETLAWQDLDLPGPVLDKHSTGGVGDTVSLMLAPMVAAAGGFVPMISGRGLGHTGGTLDKLESIPGYDATPSLDRLRRTVRQVGCAIIGQTANLAPADKVIYGVRDVTATVESIPLLTSSILSKKLAAGLDGLVMDVKTGSGAFMPDFPRSKELADSIATVAAGAGLPTVALVTPMDQPLANAAGNAVEVRWAIDYLTGQHRESRLHGVTMALAAELLVLGKLAPDLDRALGKLERVLGNGRAAEVFERMVMALGGPGDLLESPDKHLPRAPEVRPVLAAAGGTVTAIDTRKVGMSVVALGGGRTRSADPVDHAVGLTDLVMLGERVEKGQPLAMVHSRDEAGFAAAAAMLAEAITVDHGGALIGALVQARIQADAAPAPRSS
- the deoC gene encoding Deoxyribose-phosphate aldolase gives rise to the protein MSDRFATKAIALLDLTDLSETADAAGLASLCERASTPLGPVAAVCVWPRFAAAARQRLAGTLIKVATVVNFPAGTADVAAASAETARAIADGADEIDLVLPYHAVMAGDDDTAAALVGAVRARVPPGRLLKVILETGVLGTPERIARAARIAIGAGADFIKTSTGKTRVSATPEAARVMLEVIRAAPRPVGFKASGGIRTREDARAYLALAEAVMGKGWPRPDTFRFGASGLLDALLAGAAAPDSAY
- the cdd gene encoding Cytidine deaminase → MTAELTALFEAAKAAQARAYAPYSRFQVGAALRTVSGAVHAGCNVENAAYPVGACAEAGALSAMVLAGDRSVVEVLVIGDGPELCTPCGACRQRLREFGANGMLIHVAGPEGVRMSVTLGELLPHSFGPDNLS
- the xapA gene encoding Purine nucleoside phosphorylase 2: MSAAELIRARIGPTPIDCAIVLGTGLGPLADAVDEPVAIAYAELPGFPRTGVSGHAGRLVIGRLEGRRVAMMQGRAHVYETGDARVMQPAIAALAGLGAGALLLTNAAGSLREDMPPGSVMAIADHIGLFGPNPLIGTPGDGRFVPMNDAYDPALRAALGRGAAAAGITLHAGIYAWVTGPSFETPAEIRALQRLGADAVGMSTVPEVILARHAGLRVAALSMITNFGAGMAVEAPSHAETKTVAMAGAQALGAVIRGFLGEIAT